The window TTCGCCGACAATCGTTTCAAACTTTTGCGCCAGCCGGTAAACGCTTACTTCCAAGTTTTCTAAAGACTGATTCATTTTTTTACACAACCTTTTCTACACAACCCGAAGGGCATGGCTGCAAGCATAGATGGATGCAGCCCCACTGTCAAACAAGGCCGTCTGAACGGCTGTTCAGACGGCCTGATACCCATTGCCGGCCTACTTTAAATGGGCAAAATAGCCTTATTCAAAGCGGGCTTCACGCTCCATCAGGCGTTCCACCACTTGTTGGGCGGTCAGCTCTTTGCGGATAAGTTGCAGCAAGGTTTGCGTGATCGGCATATCAATCTGATATTTGCAAGCGGTATTAAACACTTCTTCAATGGTGCTCACGCCTTCGGATACATGGCCGATTTCCTTGAGCACATGGTGCAATTCTTTGCCTTCCGCCAAGCCCAAACCCACACGGCGGTTGCGTGACAAAGCGCCGGTGCAGGTTAAAATCAAATCGCCGATACCGGCCAAACCCATCATGGTTTTCGGTTTGGCGCCCATTGCAATCGCCAGCCGGGTGATTTCGGCCAAACCCCGCGTAACCAGCGCTGCACGGGCATTCAGGCCGTATTCGAGGCCGTCTGAAAGGCCGGTAGCAATGGCCATCACGTTTTTTACTGCGCCGCCGACCGCCACGCCGATGACGTCTTCGCTGCCATAGAGGCGCATCACCTGTGTGTTCAAATCAGCCACCAGGCTTTCAATCCACGCTTTATTTTCAGAAGCCAGCACCACGGCACACGGCAGCTGCTGCGCCAACTCTTGTGCAAAACTCGGCCCCGAAAGCACGCCTATTTTATCATTTTCAGGCAACACTTCTTTCACCACCTGGAAAGTCAGCAAACCACTGTCCTGCTCAAACCCTTTGCAGGCCGTCAGCACGGGCAAATGGCCGACACCATGCTCCGCCAGCAATTGCGCGCTGTCGCGCAAACCGGCCACCGAAGTCACAATCAACACCAGCTCGGCGCCTTGCAGAGCGTCTGCCAGCTCAGTATGCACAGCAACCCCTTGCGGCAAGGCGAATCCGGGCAGATAGCGTTTGTTTTCACGCTCCTGCGCCAAGGTTTGCATATGCCCGGCATTTCTTGCCCATATGGCCACTTCGTTGCCATGCTGCGCAAAATGGATTGCCAGCGCAGTGCCCCAGGAGCCTGCGCCCATCACGGTTATTTTCATAATAATCTCTCACTCAAAATTGCGCTTCACTTTAAAACAATCGTGCCAAAGGTGCAAGCGCCGGCTTGATTTTCCAACACCCCGCCACGGCTCGACCGCATCAACCTATGCCGTACAATTATTTGATTATAAATAACTATTGTATTGATATGTAAAAACAATTCAACAATCAAGGTTGATATAAAACAAAAGCGGCAAGCGGCAACCTCCCTATACTTAACCAAAAGAAACAATAACACACCTCATTCGGAAAAGCCGTTTTTATAAAGTGTTATTCACATAAAAGGAACCAGCCATGAACCAAGCCATCCGAACCCGCGCCCTCACATTTGCCACGCTGCTGGCATTGGCTGCATGCGGCGACAAACCCGCAGACAGCCCCGCCCAAACCGCTGCACCGGCATCCGCGCCAACAGCATCCGCAAGCGCCGAACCGGCACCCGGCGGCACAGCTTCAGAGCAAGACCGCGAGCTGTTGAAGCAGGCTCAAGGTATTTTCCAACCGTTGCCCGGCCTGGAAGAAATGCAGAAAGCCCACCCGGTCAGCGAGGCTCAAATCAAGCTCGGCCAACAGCTTTGGTATGATCCGCGCCTTTCACGCGGCAACACCGTCAGCTGTAACTCCTGCCACAACCTCGCCAGCGCCGGTGTCGACAATATGCCCACCAGCCAGGGGCACAAAGGCAGCTTCGGCGGCCGCAACTCGCCCACTGTATTGAATGCCGCCCTTCTGGGCAGCCAATTTTGGGACGGGCGTGCCGCCACAGTAGAAGAGCAAGCCGGCGGCCCGCTGCTCAATCCGGTTGAAATGGCCAACAAAGACGAAGCTTCGGTGGTTGCCAAAATCGCCCACATTCCCGAATATCAGGAAGCCTTCAAGCAAGCTTATACCGACAAAGGCGGTGAAATCACGTTTGCCAACATCACCGAATCCATTGCCGCATTCGAACGCACCCTGCTCACGCCCACCAAATGGGATGACTATTTGAAAGGCAACATCAATGCACTGAGCGAGCAAGAGCGCAACGGTGTACGCTCATTCATCAACAACGGCTGCATCGCCTGCCACGCCGGCGTTAACCTCGGCGGCGAATCATTCCAGAAATTCGGTTTGGTCAAAGGCCCTTACTGGCAGTTTACCGGCAGCAAAAATCATGATGAAGGCCGCTTCGAAGTCACACAGTCTGAAAACGACAAATTCGTCTTCCGCGTGCCCGGCCTGCGCAATGTTGCCCGCACCTACCCCTACTTCCATGACGGCAGCGTTTGGGAGCTTGATAAAGCCGTGGGCATTATGGGCGAAGCACAATTGGGCAAACAATTGCCGCAAGAAGATGTGGACAATATCGTAGCCTTCTTGAATACCCTCTCCGGCAGCGTGCCCGAATCCGCCCGCACCATGCCCGAACTGCCGTCTTCAAGCGATGCCAAGTCTCATCCTGACAACAACTAAAACAACCATTTGAAGCAAAACAGGCCGTCTGAAACACCCCGTTTCAGACGGCCTGATGTTTATCGCCGCGCTGCTGAATCATTTTGCATAGACACCGCACCCACTTATACTCATTCACAAAAGCAAACTAACAAGGCGACAAGATGCGCCGACGCCGTTAGGTTATTTTTGTGAATGGGTTATATCGTTCCCATAATATCGCCGTTAAACTTCATCATCAGAAATGAAGTTTAACGGCGATAAAATGCCGTCTGAACCCACGATTTCAGACGGCATATGTTTCAGGCAATCACAGCAGACAGCTTATCCGGCAAACTTTTTAAACACCAGCGTGCCGTTGGTGCCGCCGAAGCCGAATGAATTGGAAATCGCCACATCGATTTTGACATCGCGCGCTTCGTTGGCGCAATAATCCAAATCGCAGCCTGCTTCAATATCCTGCTCGAAAATATTGATGGTGGGCGGTGATTTTTGCTCGTGCACCGCCAATACGCTGTACACCGCTTCCACACCGCCGGCCGCGCCGAGCAAATGGCCGGTCATAGATTTAGTGGAATTCACCACCACTTTGCGGGCATGCTCTTCACCCAAGGCCAGTTTCAGCGCATTGGTTTCATTGGCATCGCCCAAGGGTGTAGAGGTGCCGTGCGCATTCACATAGTCCACATCGGTGGGGTTCAGGCCGGCATCTTTCAAAGCGTGGCGCACGGCCATTGCCGGGCCGTCCACATTCGGGGCAGTAATGTGGTAAGCATCGGAGCTCATGCCGAAACCCACCAGCTCCGCATAAATTTTGGCACCGCGTTTTTTGGCGTGCTCCAACTCTTCCAGCACCAACACGCCGGCACCTTCGCCCATAACAAAACCGTCGCGCCCCTTATCCCACGGGCGCGAGGCGGTGGCGGGGTCATCGTTGCGGGTAGACAAAGCCTTCATGGCGGCAAAACCGCCCATCCCCAAGGTGCAGATGGCACCTTCCGCACCGCCGGCCACCATCACATCAGCATCGCCGTATTTAATCAGCCGCGCCGAATCGCCGATGGCGTGCGCACCGGTGGTACAGGCCGAAACCATGCCGTAGCTGGGGCCGCGATAGCCTTTGAGAATGGTAACATGGCCGGCAATCAGGTTGATCAGCGAGCCGGGAATAAAAAACGGGTTGATTTTACGGGCACCGCTTTCCAACACCTGCTTGCCGGTGGCTTCGATGCTGGGCAGGCCGCCGATGCCGGAGCCGATGTTCACGCCCACGCGGTCTTTATCGAGGCCTTCGACATCATCCAGCCCGGCATCGGCAACGGCTTGCAGCGCGGCGGCAATGCCGTAATGGATAAATACATCCATGCGGCGGGCTTCTTTGGCGCTGATATAGTCGCCGATTTGAAAATCTTTGACTTCGCCCGCCACTTGGCAGGCCAGCTCAGAGGCATCAAAGCGGGTAATCGTGCCGATACCGGTTTGGCCGGCCAGCAGGTTGCTCCATGCGGTTGCGATATCGTTGCCCACGGGCGATACTTGGCCCAGGCCGGTAATAACCACTCTTCTCTGGCTCATAAACTGTCTCACTGTATAGGGCAGCGGCGTCGGTTTGCACATTCAAACCAGGCCGTCTGAACCCGGATTCACAAGGTGTAATAAGGGAAAAGCCTCTGTCGGCAGGCAAACCCGCAGCAGAGGCCGATATTTCGGTATGAAACCGCGCAATTAAGCGGTGTGTGCCTGAACGTAGTCGATTGCCAGCTGCACGGTGGTGATTTTTTCGGCTTCTTCGTCGGGGATTTCGCAGCCGAAGGCTTCTTCCAAAGCCATTACCAGCTCAACGGTATCCAGAGAATCAGCGCCCAAATCATCTTGGAATGAAGATTCGTTTTTCACTTCGGCTTCATTCACACCCAGTTGTTCGGCAACAATTTTTTTAACTTGTTGTTCAATATTTGACATGTCGGTCAGTCCTTATAAGCCTTTACAGGCGAGTTTCAAAAAATTTTCAATCCGGTTATTGTACCGAATTAGTTTAGAGTTTTCCATCTAAAATCAGCTTTTAACAGCCGGGAAAAACCCGATTGGTTTACGCGGCATATTATCATAGGCTTATTTTGAATCACAAGCGGCTTTTCGTTTTCTTAAACAATCAAATATTTAGCCGGCCTTTTTAAGCGCCGCCGCAATATTTGCAGCCGTGCGAGCGCATTCGAAACAAATTTCAGACGGCCTCCAACCGCTTTATTGCAGCTGATTGTGCAAAAACCGCAACACACAGGCCAATTCGGCGGCGGTTTGCGCCTGCGTGCCGTTGCCGGTGTGGCCGCCTCCGCCAGGCGCATACAACCAGCATTGTTGGCCGTTTGCACGCAGTTTGGCATAAAACTTGAGCGCGTGGGCGGGGTGGACGCGGTCATCAGAAAAACTGGTGGTAATGAGTGCGGGCGGATAATTCAGGCCGTCTGAAAGCCGGTGATACGGCGATAAAGCAGCCAGGCTTTCACGTTCGGCGGGGTTTTCAGGGTCGCCGTATTCTTCTATCCAACTCGCGCCGGCAGACAGCTGCGTATAATTCAGCATATCGGTGAGCGGCACTTCGCACACCAGCGCGCCGATGTTGTGCGGCTCGCGCGCAAAGGCCGCTGCGGTAATCAAGCCGCCGTTGCTGCCGCCTTGCAGGCCGATGTGTTTGGGCGAACTCAAGCCGCGTGCCGCCAAATCGCGCACCACCGCCAATAAGTCGTCAACACTTTTATATTTATCGGAGCCCTGTGCGGCATGATGCCAGCGCGGGCCGAATTCGCCGCCGCCGCGCACGTTGGCCAACACAAAAGCATTGCCCTGCGCCAGCCAGTGCCGCCCGACGGTGCCGAGATAATGCGGCAGCTCGGGCATGCCGAAGCCGCCGTATGCATACACCAGCGTGGGCGTGTCGGGCGCAGTGCTTCGGCCGACATGGTAATAAGGGATGTTGATGCCGTCTGAAGAAACAGCGTGAAGCTGCTGCACTTTGATGCCGTCTGAATCAAACTGCTTGGGCTGGCGGCGCAACACGGTCAACTCCATCACGTTCAAATCCAGCGCAAACAATGTCAGCGGCGTGGTGAAATCGCTGGCGGCGATATACACCACATCACCGCCCCACGGCTGGTCGGCCAATTCCAATGCGCCCTGCGGCAGCGCCGGTATTTCTGCCTCCTGCCAGAGGCCGTCTGAAAAACGCCAGGCTTTCAGACGGCCTGATACGTTATCCAAAATAGCGGCAACCACAAAACGCTTGGTGGTCTCCACACTTTCCAATGCCTGCGTTTCGTTGGGCACAAACAACACCTGCGCCGCGCCGATGTCGCCCTTATTAAGCTTCACCGCCACCAAGGCGCCGGCGGGATAACATTGGTTGGCGCGCACCCAATCGCTGCGCAACTGCAACATCAGCTGCCCGGCCAGGTAGCCCACCACTTCGCAATCACGAGGCAGGTTCAGACGGCCTGCCTCCCCCGCCGGCGACACATATAAATAATCTTTGCTGAAAAAACCGTCTGCCGCTTCAATCAGATCAATCGGCGCACCTTGTGCATCAAGATAGCGCCAAGCATTGACCATCACGCCGTCTGAAGCCATTTGATACACCGGCAAAGCTTCTTCAAAACTTTGACCGCGCCGCAGCAGCCACACTTCGCGCGGATAGCCCGACCGCGTCAGCTGGCGTTCGTCCCATGCGGGGCACACCCACACACTGTCGGCATCGCGCCAGGCAATATGGTTTTTGCCGGGCGGAAAATGAAAACCGCCCGCCACCAGCGCGCCTTCGTTTAAGTTGAATTCCAGCGTATACGCCGCATCCGCACCGGCACTGCTGAGCGTGATCAACACTTGCTGCGGCGCTTCCACATAATGCGACACACCCTCGAGATACACATCGTCATCAAGTATTTCATCAAAATCCGCCACCGAAAACAACACCTGCCAATCGGGCATCCCCGCGCGGTAAGAAGCGGCGGAACACACCCGGTACACCCCTTTCGGATAGTCGGCACTTTGATAAAAATGATACATGCGCGCGCGGTGCTCCTGACAAAACGGAATTTGGCGCTCGTCTTGCAATTGACGGGTAATATCCTCGGCCAAGCGGTCAAAATCCCCACCGCTGCAAAAACGCGCCAGCGTTTCGGCATGGGCACCGGCGGCAAACTGCCGGGTGGCCGGAGCATTTAAATCTTCTAAATAAGCGTAAGCATCGTGCATGTTGAATCAGGCCGTCTGAACAGGTAAAAAGTGATTATACCCATTTGAGAACAATCTGACTGCGCCACCCCGCCCGCAGGCTTACTTTTCCGAACCGGTATTATAACAAGCGCAGCTGTACTATAATATGCCTTTGCCCACACACAACGAAACCATCATGGACATCCAAACCAAACGCCGACACACCCAAACCATGCTCGACCGCGCCGAATTGCTGTTTAGCGAAGCCGAATGCCGCAGCGCGCTGGAGCGGCTGGCCGGCGAAATCCGCACCGATTTGGGCGACAAATATCCGCTGCTGCTGCCGGTGATGGGCGGCGCGGTGGTATTTACCGGCCAACTGCTGCCGCTGCTGCGCTTTCCGCTCGATTTCGATTATGTGCACGTTTCACGCTACGGCGACAAACTTGAAGGCGGCAACTTCAACTGGCTGCGCATGCCCGAGCCCGAAAACATCGCCGGCCGCCACGTGGTGGTGCTCGATGATATTCTCGACGAGGGCCACACCATGGCCGCCATCAAAGAAAAGCTGGTTGAAATGGGCGCCGCCTCTTGCTCGGCAGCGGTGTTTGCCAACAAACTCATCAGCAAGCCCAAACCGATACAGGCCGATTACGTGGGCATCGACGTGCCCGACCGCTATGTGTTCGGCTACGGCATGGATGCTGCCGGCGCATGGCGCAACCTCGGCGCCGTCTATGCGCTCAACCCTGCCGGATAATGCCGGCACGC of the Uruburuella testudinis genome contains:
- the fabF gene encoding beta-ketoacyl-ACP synthase II — encoded protein: MSQRRVVITGLGQVSPVGNDIATAWSNLLAGQTGIGTITRFDASELACQVAGEVKDFQIGDYISAKEARRMDVFIHYGIAAALQAVADAGLDDVEGLDKDRVGVNIGSGIGGLPSIEATGKQVLESGARKINPFFIPGSLINLIAGHVTILKGYRGPSYGMVSACTTGAHAIGDSARLIKYGDADVMVAGGAEGAICTLGMGGFAAMKALSTRNDDPATASRPWDKGRDGFVMGEGAGVLVLEELEHAKKRGAKIYAELVGFGMSSDAYHITAPNVDGPAMAVRHALKDAGLNPTDVDYVNAHGTSTPLGDANETNALKLALGEEHARKVVVNSTKSMTGHLLGAAGGVEAVYSVLAVHEQKSPPTINIFEQDIEAGCDLDYCANEARDVKIDVAISNSFGFGGTNGTLVFKKFAG
- a CDS encoding hypoxanthine-guanine phosphoribosyltransferase, which codes for MMDIQTKRRHTQTMLDRAELLFSEAECRSALERLAGEIRTDLGDKYPLLLPVMGGAVVFTGQLLPLLRFPLDFDYVHVSRYGDKLEGGNFNWLRMPEPENIAGRHVVVLDDILDEGHTMAAIKEKLVEMGAASCSAAVFANKLISKPKPIQADYVGIDVPDRYVFGYGMDAAGAWRNLGAVYALNPAG
- a CDS encoding cytochrome-c peroxidase encodes the protein MNQAIRTRALTFATLLALAACGDKPADSPAQTAAPASAPTASASAEPAPGGTASEQDRELLKQAQGIFQPLPGLEEMQKAHPVSEAQIKLGQQLWYDPRLSRGNTVSCNSCHNLASAGVDNMPTSQGHKGSFGGRNSPTVLNAALLGSQFWDGRAATVEEQAGGPLLNPVEMANKDEASVVAKIAHIPEYQEAFKQAYTDKGGEITFANITESIAAFERTLLTPTKWDDYLKGNINALSEQERNGVRSFINNGCIACHAGVNLGGESFQKFGLVKGPYWQFTGSKNHDEGRFEVTQSENDKFVFRVPGLRNVARTYPYFHDGSVWELDKAVGIMGEAQLGKQLPQEDVDNIVAFLNTLSGSVPESARTMPELPSSSDAKSHPDNN
- a CDS encoding prolyl oligopeptidase family serine peptidase, with the translated sequence MHDAYAYLEDLNAPATRQFAAGAHAETLARFCSGGDFDRLAEDITRQLQDERQIPFCQEHRARMYHFYQSADYPKGVYRVCSAASYRAGMPDWQVLFSVADFDEILDDDVYLEGVSHYVEAPQQVLITLSSAGADAAYTLEFNLNEGALVAGGFHFPPGKNHIAWRDADSVWVCPAWDERQLTRSGYPREVWLLRRGQSFEEALPVYQMASDGVMVNAWRYLDAQGAPIDLIEAADGFFSKDYLYVSPAGEAGRLNLPRDCEVVGYLAGQLMLQLRSDWVRANQCYPAGALVAVKLNKGDIGAAQVLFVPNETQALESVETTKRFVVAAILDNVSGRLKAWRFSDGLWQEAEIPALPQGALELADQPWGGDVVYIAASDFTTPLTLFALDLNVMELTVLRRQPKQFDSDGIKVQQLHAVSSDGINIPYYHVGRSTAPDTPTLVYAYGGFGMPELPHYLGTVGRHWLAQGNAFVLANVRGGGEFGPRWHHAAQGSDKYKSVDDLLAVVRDLAARGLSSPKHIGLQGGSNGGLITAAAFAREPHNIGALVCEVPLTDMLNYTQLSAGASWIEEYGDPENPAERESLAALSPYHRLSDGLNYPPALITTSFSDDRVHPAHALKFYAKLRANGQQCWLYAPGGGGHTGNGTQAQTAAELACVLRFLHNQLQ
- the acpP gene encoding acyl carrier protein, producing MSNIEQQVKKIVAEQLGVNEAEVKNESSFQDDLGADSLDTVELVMALEEAFGCEIPDEEAEKITTVQLAIDYVQAHTA
- a CDS encoding NAD(P)H-dependent glycerol-3-phosphate dehydrogenase is translated as MKITVMGAGSWGTALAIHFAQHGNEVAIWARNAGHMQTLAQERENKRYLPGFALPQGVAVHTELADALQGAELVLIVTSVAGLRDSAQLLAEHGVGHLPVLTACKGFEQDSGLLTFQVVKEVLPENDKIGVLSGPSFAQELAQQLPCAVVLASENKAWIESLVADLNTQVMRLYGSEDVIGVAVGGAVKNVMAIATGLSDGLEYGLNARAALVTRGLAEITRLAIAMGAKPKTMMGLAGIGDLILTCTGALSRNRRVGLGLAEGKELHHVLKEIGHVSEGVSTIEEVFNTACKYQIDMPITQTLLQLIRKELTAQQVVERLMEREARFE